A genomic stretch from Sphingobacterium sp. ML3W includes:
- the ccsA gene encoding cytochrome c biogenesis protein CcsA encodes MDVNYVGEHLLPGQIGQFFIVLSFGAALLSCIAYFFATKNPEETSWKKIARIGFWINAVSVVAIGATLFYIIYNHLFEYNYAWAHSSKTLPTYYIISSFWEGQEGSFWLWMFWQTVLGAILLFKAKSWETSVMTFVMLCQAFLASMIVGVEIFGLRIGSSPFILLRDAMDIPILKQANYLSLITDGNGLNPLLQNYWMVIHPPTLFLGFASMIVPFAYATGALWTKRYKEWISAALPWALFAVMILGAGIIMGSFWAYEALNFGGFWAWDPVENASIIPWFTLIAAVHVMIAYKNSGHSYFTATFLAMISFVLVIYASYLTRSGVLGETSVHSFTDLGMSGQLILFNVAFLVIMVVFLVVKKKEMPITEKDEEIYSREFWLFIGALVLTVACAQIIASTSIPVFNKIFGTKVAPPLEPIQHYNKWQSGFAVIVMIMTGFTQFLKYKRSDSRKFLASTVASLAVAIILTAIISYFTKTYTNLIYILITFASIFCILANIRVLGDAVKGKWKLAGSSVAHIGFGLLLIGAMVAAATNEVISVNNTGYIAVSGFDKVEKPGENLFLTEGEPVQMGEYKITYIGDSIAAPNTYYKIKYERIDEETGKVKEEFVLQPFAQNNAKMGGLIGTPATKHYITHDVYTLITAAAAESQAQHSKTANEEKTGFEDYEEPATYQVNIGDTLRYRNGYYVIEGLNKEAQLEKIPKGPNDVMVGLKIKVVAADNKQYEVQPIYLIKDGGIYDFNKDVTDQGLKFRFTGIKPDKDKLEIMVYQKPLPEKKWVVFKAIKFPYINFFWCGTIIMTIGFIMSIVRRNKEEKRKLAK; translated from the coding sequence ATGGACGTTAATTACGTTGGTGAGCACCTGCTACCTGGGCAGATCGGACAATTCTTTATTGTTCTTTCCTTTGGTGCCGCACTTTTATCTTGTATCGCTTATTTTTTCGCGACTAAAAACCCTGAAGAGACTTCATGGAAAAAGATCGCCCGCATTGGATTCTGGATTAATGCCGTTTCTGTTGTCGCTATCGGTGCAACCTTATTTTATATCATCTATAATCATTTATTTGAGTACAATTATGCTTGGGCACACTCATCCAAGACATTACCAACGTATTATATCATTTCCAGCTTTTGGGAAGGGCAGGAAGGAAGTTTCTGGCTCTGGATGTTCTGGCAAACAGTACTAGGAGCAATATTGCTATTCAAAGCCAAAAGCTGGGAAACTTCCGTCATGACTTTTGTGATGTTATGCCAGGCGTTTTTGGCATCCATGATCGTTGGTGTAGAAATTTTTGGATTACGTATCGGTAGTTCTCCATTTATCCTTTTGCGTGATGCAATGGATATTCCGATCTTAAAACAAGCAAACTATTTATCATTGATCACAGATGGTAATGGCTTAAATCCACTTTTACAAAATTATTGGATGGTGATTCACCCACCGACCTTATTCCTTGGTTTTGCGTCCATGATTGTTCCTTTTGCTTATGCGACTGGAGCCCTATGGACCAAACGCTATAAGGAATGGATCAGTGCTGCGCTTCCATGGGCTCTATTTGCGGTTATGATTCTTGGAGCTGGGATTATTATGGGGTCTTTTTGGGCATACGAAGCACTTAACTTTGGCGGCTTCTGGGCTTGGGATCCGGTGGAAAATGCGTCTATTATTCCTTGGTTCACCTTGATCGCCGCAGTTCACGTGATGATCGCCTATAAAAATTCGGGACATTCTTATTTCACCGCAACATTCCTAGCTATGATCAGCTTTGTGCTGGTGATCTATGCCTCCTACCTAACGCGTAGTGGTGTCCTCGGCGAGACTTCAGTACACTCGTTTACCGATTTAGGCATGAGTGGGCAGTTGATTTTGTTCAATGTAGCATTTTTAGTAATTATGGTCGTCTTTCTTGTCGTTAAGAAGAAAGAGATGCCGATTACTGAAAAAGACGAAGAGATTTATTCGAGAGAGTTCTGGTTGTTTATCGGTGCTTTGGTCCTGACTGTTGCCTGTGCACAGATCATCGCCTCCACATCTATTCCTGTATTTAACAAAATCTTCGGCACCAAGGTGGCGCCACCTTTAGAACCAATTCAACATTATAATAAATGGCAATCTGGATTCGCCGTTATTGTCATGATCATGACCGGGTTTACCCAGTTTTTAAAATACAAACGCAGCGATAGCCGTAAATTCTTGGCTTCAACTGTAGCATCTCTTGCTGTAGCCATTATCCTGACAGCAATTATTTCGTATTTTACCAAAACATATACCAACCTGATCTATATCCTGATCACCTTTGCCAGTATCTTCTGTATCCTGGCGAATATCCGGGTATTGGGTGATGCAGTCAAAGGTAAATGGAAATTGGCAGGTTCTTCGGTCGCTCATATTGGTTTTGGACTGCTACTTATCGGTGCTATGGTCGCTGCAGCGACAAATGAAGTTATCTCGGTCAACAATACAGGCTATATCGCAGTATCTGGTTTTGACAAAGTCGAAAAGCCGGGAGAGAACTTATTCTTAACCGAAGGAGAACCCGTACAAATGGGGGAATATAAAATCACCTATATAGGTGATAGCATTGCTGCGCCAAATACCTATTACAAAATCAAATACGAACGTATTGATGAGGAAACAGGTAAAGTGAAAGAAGAGTTTGTACTACAACCTTTCGCACAAAACAATGCCAAGATGGGCGGTCTGATCGGTACTCCGGCAACCAAACATTACATTACGCATGATGTATATACCCTGATTACGGCTGCGGCAGCGGAGAGCCAGGCACAGCATTCAAAAACAGCAAACGAAGAGAAAACAGGCTTTGAAGATTACGAAGAACCTGCGACCTATCAAGTCAATATCGGTGACACTTTACGTTACCGCAATGGGTACTATGTGATTGAAGGGCTCAATAAAGAGGCTCAACTGGAGAAAATCCCAAAAGGTCCTAACGACGTAATGGTCGGATTAAAAATAAAAGTGGTTGCAGCGGATAATAAACAATACGAAGTACAGCCCATTTACTTGATTAAAGATGGTGGAATCTATGATTTTAATAAAGATGTCACTGATCAAGGCCTTAAATTTAGGTTTACAGGTATCAAACCGGACAAAGACAAGTTGGAAATCATGGTCTATCAAAAGCCATTACCTGAGAAAAAATGGGTGGTTTTTAAAGCGATCAAATTTCCATACATCAACTTCTTCTGGTGTGGAACGATTATCATGACCATCGGTTTTATCATGTCCATTGTCAGAAGAAATAAAGAAGAGAAACGAAAATTAGCGAAATAA
- a CDS encoding cytochrome c maturation protein CcmE, producing the protein MKKSSIILIAIIAVAIAMILVIYTDSSTYSTFTEAKEKKTELYVVGQLNKDKVLHYDPKTDANKFSFFMYDNEGTECEVVFRGAKPQDIERSEQIVLTGKMDGNVFRASKILMKCPSKYNDKSVVTEINATAFNN; encoded by the coding sequence ATGAAAAAAAGTTCCATCATTCTAATCGCTATTATTGCAGTGGCTATTGCCATGATACTTGTCATCTATACGGATTCAAGTACCTACTCGACATTTACCGAGGCAAAAGAAAAGAAAACAGAACTATATGTGGTCGGCCAGCTCAACAAAGATAAGGTACTTCACTATGACCCGAAAACAGATGCCAATAAATTCAGCTTTTTCATGTACGACAATGAAGGTACAGAATGTGAGGTTGTATTCAGAGGCGCAAAACCTCAGGACATTGAGCGTTCAGAACAAATTGTATTGACGGGCAAAATGGACGGGAATGTGTTTAGAGCGAGTAAAATATTGATGAAGTGTCCATCGAAATACAACGATAAATCGGTCGTGACTGAAATCAATGCCACAGCTTTCAATAATTAA
- a CDS encoding lipid A deacylase LpxR family protein, with protein sequence MSVALRSLLLLYGVVFPFFLVFGQVRLRNQEVSLQNDNDVYLLIGQDRYYTNGINVNYRIALPTGGASEISNTVLDFEVGQRIYNGISIIDYRRQNKKYDRPFAGYLYLSASGTRFLKADQVVELKVELGQIGSRSYGEGAQKFIHHLFGMYEATGWDTALRNAFGVDLQAKYLKGIYRDQAGAFDLGIMGRGTLGMNNTNMEVGIPIRAGKLKSYHASTFTHGHLTEARSNDDKEWYFVYQPSLARIFYNSTIQGGLGKDDPIGGLYQIEPWMLSHRIGFSWSNHKVNYGINYIFNSKELKSVFHRHQYGQLFFAYRF encoded by the coding sequence ATGAGTGTTGCTTTGCGGTCTTTACTGCTCTTATATGGAGTTGTATTTCCATTTTTTTTGGTTTTTGGGCAGGTAAGGTTGCGCAACCAAGAGGTTTCCCTTCAAAATGACAATGATGTCTATCTATTGATTGGCCAGGACCGATATTATACCAACGGTATCAATGTCAATTACCGTATTGCACTACCAACAGGAGGGGCTTCAGAGATTTCGAATACCGTATTGGATTTCGAAGTCGGACAGCGCATCTACAATGGTATTAGTATTATAGATTATCGTAGACAGAATAAGAAATACGACAGACCTTTCGCCGGATACCTTTATTTGAGCGCATCGGGTACTCGTTTTTTGAAAGCTGATCAGGTGGTTGAACTTAAAGTCGAATTGGGGCAGATTGGTTCCCGGTCTTATGGCGAAGGTGCACAGAAGTTTATCCATCATCTGTTTGGAATGTATGAGGCTACGGGCTGGGATACCGCATTGCGCAATGCCTTTGGTGTAGATCTACAGGCGAAATATCTGAAAGGAATTTATCGGGATCAAGCAGGAGCATTCGATCTCGGGATAATGGGTAGAGGCACTCTGGGGATGAACAATACTAATATGGAGGTTGGAATTCCAATCCGTGCAGGTAAACTTAAATCGTACCATGCATCGACCTTTACACATGGGCATTTGACAGAGGCTAGAAGTAATGATGACAAAGAATGGTACTTTGTTTATCAACCTAGTTTGGCCCGGATCTTTTATAATTCAACGATACAAGGAGGGCTGGGGAAAGATGATCCTATAGGCGGATTATATCAGATCGAACCTTGGATGCTAAGTCATCGCATAGGTTTCAGTTGGTCCAATCACAAGGTCAATTATGGTATTAATTATATTTTTAATTCCAAGGAACTTAAGTCGGTGTTTCACCGGCATCAGTATGGACAGCTATTTTTTGCATATCGGTTTTAA
- a CDS encoding dicarboxylate/amino acid:cation symporter — translation MEYSAKTFIQNYGSILLLLLGIGIGSLIGVFFPHFVNNLKPIGDIFLNLLFVSVIPLVFFAIASSVANIEGDSVLGRIIGMMSLVFVIGILVAGITSVIFLYLFPVSSDLPIEQAKEIIDTASQDSWGEKMVRFLTVSEFSSLLSRQNMLAFVIFSFLVGIATRKSGSSADMFRKFINSGNAVMGNLLVMVMQLAPIGLGAYFAYQVGTLGPQLFGFYAKPIGLYYIFGLLYFFTIFSLFAFLAFGIKGVKRYWQNNILPSLTALSSCSSLATMPANLLAAKQIGIPDTVASVVIPLGTTLHKHGSAIACIFKIYIALLLSGKDFFDPTNLVMAVGITLLVSIVAGGIPNGGYIGEMLIISVYQMPTEVIPSIMIIATLVDPLATMLNATGDTVAAMLTTRLIGQKLSDPIAEKTVSSG, via the coding sequence ATGGAATACTCTGCAAAAACTTTTATACAGAACTATGGCAGCATCCTGCTCCTCCTTCTTGGCATCGGTATCGGAAGTTTAATTGGGGTCTTTTTTCCACATTTTGTGAACAACCTGAAGCCAATTGGGGATATCTTCCTAAATCTGCTTTTTGTCAGCGTCATACCGCTGGTCTTTTTTGCCATAGCTTCGTCTGTAGCCAATATTGAAGGGGACAGCGTATTGGGCCGTATTATCGGCATGATGTCACTCGTATTTGTAATCGGCATTTTGGTTGCAGGTATAACAAGTGTTATTTTCCTCTACCTATTTCCTGTTAGTTCCGACCTCCCTATTGAACAAGCGAAGGAAATCATTGACACCGCCTCACAGGACTCTTGGGGTGAAAAGATGGTCCGGTTCCTGACTGTTAGTGAATTTTCCAGTCTATTGTCCCGGCAAAATATGCTGGCCTTTGTAATATTTTCATTTTTAGTGGGGATCGCGACACGTAAATCCGGTTCCTCAGCAGATATGTTCCGAAAATTTATCAACTCCGGCAATGCCGTCATGGGCAATTTATTGGTCATGGTAATGCAGTTGGCGCCCATCGGACTGGGTGCCTATTTTGCCTATCAGGTTGGAACACTCGGCCCACAGCTCTTCGGCTTTTACGCCAAACCTATTGGTCTGTACTATATCTTTGGCCTACTCTATTTCTTTACAATATTTAGTTTATTTGCGTTTCTCGCTTTCGGCATCAAAGGAGTCAAACGCTACTGGCAAAACAATATTCTCCCCTCATTGACAGCACTGAGTAGCTGCAGCAGCCTCGCCACCATGCCGGCCAACTTACTGGCTGCAAAACAAATCGGCATCCCCGATACTGTCGCAAGCGTGGTCATCCCTTTAGGCACAACGCTGCATAAACATGGTTCAGCTATTGCTTGTATTTTTAAAATTTATATCGCTTTGCTGTTGAGCGGAAAGGATTTTTTTGACCCAACCAACCTGGTTATGGCTGTAGGGATCACCTTATTGGTCAGCATCGTGGCTGGCGGCATTCCTAATGGGGGATATATCGGCGAAATGCTGATCATATCAGTTTATCAGATGCCCACAGAAGTCATTCCATCCATTATGATTATTGCGACATTGGTAGATCCACTAGCCACAATGCTCAATGCGACCGGCGATACCGTTGCTGCTATGTTGACCACCCGGCTAATCGGACAAAAGCTCTCAGACCCGATCGCAGAAAAAACGGTTAGCAGTGGTTAA
- the mnmD gene encoding tRNA (5-methylaminomethyl-2-thiouridine)(34)-methyltransferase MnmD produces MDFVTTADGSKTLYNAEIGECYHSKHGAVQESKHVFIKTGLDHFVQQTGASKVAILEVGFGTGLNFLQTAEHIGGKSFQVDYVGIEGFPLPLTTIAETGYNENVDAAVWSAYLNNYEAALQQQVQIHERLQLTIAHTLLMDFQSEKRFDVVYFDAFAAIHQPEMWSDVALAHVAQFVKPGGVFVTYAITGNLKRSMKSLGFSIEKAPGAPGKREMLRATKL; encoded by the coding sequence ATGGATTTTGTAACAACCGCAGATGGTTCCAAAACATTGTACAATGCAGAGATAGGTGAATGCTACCATTCTAAGCATGGTGCTGTTCAGGAAAGCAAACATGTATTTATCAAAACTGGTTTGGATCATTTCGTGCAACAAACGGGAGCTTCGAAGGTTGCTATACTGGAAGTGGGATTTGGTACCGGACTGAACTTTCTGCAAACGGCCGAACATATTGGGGGCAAGTCGTTTCAGGTAGACTATGTCGGAATCGAAGGTTTTCCATTACCGCTAACGACTATCGCTGAGACAGGGTATAATGAGAACGTAGATGCAGCTGTCTGGTCGGCTTATCTGAATAATTATGAAGCCGCATTGCAGCAACAGGTGCAAATTCACGAACGCTTACAACTCACCATTGCCCATACCTTATTGATGGATTTCCAATCCGAAAAAAGATTCGATGTGGTGTATTTTGATGCTTTTGCAGCCATACATCAGCCCGAAATGTGGAGCGATGTGGCATTGGCGCATGTCGCGCAATTCGTTAAACCGGGAGGTGTTTTTGTTACTTATGCCATTACCGGTAACCTCAAACGCAGCATGAAATCACTGGGTTTCTCTATTGAGAAGGCTCCGGGGGCTCCGGGAAAAAGAGAAATGTTGCGGGCGACAAAACTATAG